A stretch of DNA from Microlunatus capsulatus:
GCGGCGGCCCAGTCGCGGGCGGGGTCGCCGCAGCCCCAGCAGGCGGGTCCGTGCGGCTCGTTGTGCAGGTCGACGCCGACGACGGCGGGCTCGTCGGCGTAGCGCTCGGCGAGCATCGTCCAGTCCTCGACCCAGCGGGCCTCGGGGTAGTCCGCGGTGGCCCACAGCTCCGACTGCGCGTCCGAGCCGGGCCGGTGCCGGTCCAGCAGCACGCTGAGCCCGTGCGCCGAGGCCCGTTCGACGACGACGTCCATCAGCTCGAGCGGGGCCAGGCCCTGCAGGTCGGGGTTGGTGCGGGCGTCCACGCCCTCGACGGTGCCGGCCGCCAGGCACGCGTTGGAGAAGGGGAGCCGGACGGTGTTGAAGCCGAACGAGGCGATCCGGGCCAGGCCGTCGTCGAGGCTGATCTGCCAGAGGCCGTGCGGCGCGCAGAGCGGGGTCTCCATGCCGAACCAGCTGACGGCCCGGATGACGTGCGGGCGGTCCCGGTCGTCCAGCAGGGTCGAGCCGGAGGTGTGCAGCCAGCCGACGGGTCGGGTGGCGGCCGCGGCGTCGGTCCGGGCGCCCGGTCCCGCGGCGGAGAGTCCCACGACCGACAGCACAGCACAGAGCAGCAGCAGGACGGGGACCCGGCCCCGCGGCCGGGTGGTCCGTCGCGTCACCGGCTCAGGGTAGGGCTCCCGACCCGGTCCGCACCGGCGTTCGGGGACCCGGGAAACGCACGACCCCTCCGTCGACGTGGACGGAGGGGTCGGGCGGTGGTTCGCGAGCCGGCGCTACTTGATCTTCGCGGACTCGTCGTGGATCTCGAGCGCCACCTGCTTGAGCTTGTCGGCGTGCTCCTTGCCGTGGTGGGCGCAGAACAGGAGGTCGAACCCGCTGGCCAGGGTGACGCGGACGTATGCCTGGGCTCCGCACCGATCGCAACGATCGGCCGCAGTCAACTCGGCACCTTCGATGACTGAAGTGCTCACGGGAGGCCTCGCTTCCTGATGATCAAGGATGATCTTCGTCTGGGGGACTTGCCGGTGGTGGTGGTGCCTGGCTGGCCCCGTCCCCCTCCGTGTGTAGTCAACATCCAACCAGGCTCCGATTGTTCCCTTTCCCCATCTCGGAGCCATGTCTCTTGTGTAACAACCGCCGCACCGGTGCGATCCGGGTCCGGCCGGTGCTCCTCGGGCGCTGGGGACACCCTCGGAGCAGTCAGCCTACGTTCCGGGTTCAAGGCGGCGTCAGGGGTACCCTCGCGGCGTGCCCACCGCCACCCCGACCACCGAGAACCGTGAGTACGAGGCCCGGCACCTGCTGGTCCTCGAGGGTCTCGAGGCGGTCCGCAAGCGGCCGGCGATGTACATCGGCTCGACCGACACCCGCGGCCTCATGCACTGCCTCTGGGAGATCATCGACAACGCCGTGGACGAGGCCCTCGGCGGCCACGGCCGCGAGATCTCGGTGACGCTGCGCGCCGACGGCGGCATCGCCGTCGACGACCAGGCGCGCGGCATCCCCGTCGACATCGAGCCGCGGACCGGGCTCTCCGGCGTCGAGGTCGTCTTCACCAAGCTGCACGCCGGCGGCAAGTTCGGCGCGGGCTCCTACAACGCGACCGGCGGCCTGCACGGCGTGGGCGCCTCGGTGGTCAACGCCCTCTCCACCCGGCTGGACGTCGAGGTCGACCGGATGGGCGCGACCTGGACGATGTCGTTCCGCCGTGGCGTGCCCGGCACCTTCGACGGACCCGGTCCGGACGCCGCGTTCACCCCCGGCGGGTCGCTCCGGAAGGCCGGTCGCGTCGCGAAGGGGCGGACCGGCACCCGCGTCGTCTACTGGCCCGACCGGCAGATCTTCCTGGCCGGCGCCCAGCTCTCGCTCACCGACCTGCACAACCGCGCCCGGCAGACCAGCTTCCTGGTGCCCGGCCTGGCCCTGCACGTCACCGACGCGCGCACCGACGAGGTGGCCCGGGAGACGTTCCTGCACGAGGGCGGCATCTCCGAGTACTGCGAGTTCCTCGCCCCCGACCGCTCGCTCACCGACGTCGTCCGGCTGCAGGGCACCGACCGCTTCACCGAGACGGTGCCGATGCTCGACGACGCCGGCCACATGGAGCCGACCGACGTGGAGCGCGAGCTCGAGGTCGACGTGGCCGTCCGCTGGGGCGAGGGCTACGACACGACCCTGCGGTCCTACGTCAACATCATCGCCACCCCGAAGGGCGGCACCCACGTCGCGGGCTTCGAGCGCGCCCTGACCAAGAGCGTCGGCGCGGCCCTGCAGGGCAAGCGGCTGCTCAAGGCCGGTGAGGAGGTCGTCAAGGACGACGTCCTCGAGGGCCTGACCGCCGTCGTCACCGTCCGGCTGGCCGAGCCGCAGTTCGAGGGCCAGACCAAGGAGGTGCTGGGCACCCCGGCGGTCTCCCGGCTGGTGGCCAAGGTCGTCGACCGCGAGCTGACCGCCTTCCTCGGCTCCACCAAGGCCGGCCCCAAGGCGCAGGCCCGCTCGGTGCTGGAGAAGGTCGTCGGCGCCTCGCGCGCCCGGGTGGCCGCCCGCGCCCACCGGGAGGCGACGCGGCGCAAGAACGCGCTGGAGTCCTCCTCGCTACCCGCGAAGCTGGTCGACTGCCGCAGCAACGACGTCGACCGCTCCGAGCTGTTCATCGTCGAGGGCGACTCGGCGCTGGGCACCGCCAAGCTGGCCCGGAGCTCGGAGTTCCAGGCGCTGCTGCCGATCCGCGGGAAGATCCTCAACGTCCAGAAGGCGTCCGTCGGCGACATGCTGAAGAACGCCGAGTGCGCCTCGATCATCCAGGTGGTGGGGGCGGGCAGCGGCCGCAGCTTCGAGATGGAGGCGGCGCGCTACGGCAAGGTCATCTTCATGGCCGACGCCGACTCCGACGGCGCCCACATCCGCTGCCTGCTGGCCACCCTGTTCTTCCGCTACATGCGCCCGCTGGTGGACGCCGGCCGCGTCTACACCGCCGTCCCGCCGCTGCACCGCTTCGAGCTCACCAACCCGCGCAAGGGGATGGACCGCTACATCTACACGTACTCCGACGCCGAGTACCAGCGCAAGGCGGCCGAGCTGACGAAGAAGGGGCTGAACTTCAAGGAGCCCCAGCGCTACAAGGGCCTCGGCGAGATGGACGCCGACCAGCTGGCGGAGACGACGATGAACCCCCGGCACCGGACGCTGCGCCGGATGACCGTCGACGACGGGCTGATGGCCGAGACCGTCTTCGAGATGCTCATGGGCAACGACGTCGGCCCGCGCAAGGAGTTCATCATCGACGGCGCCTACTCCCTCGACGCCGCCGCGATCGACGCCTAGCCGCTCCGCGGCCGCCGCAGGGTCAGGACCAGGCTGGCCACCAGGTAGTAGGCGATGTAGGCCAGCGAGAGCCCGAGCAGGACCGGGCTGGGGCTCGGCATGTCCAGCAGCACCAGGGCGTAGAGCACCAGCCACAGCCCGGCCAGCACGAGGTTGAGCGTCCGGGCGGTCGGGGTGCGCGACGGGTAGATGTAGTGCACCGGCACGAAGACCAGCACCGAGCAGACGACGAGGACGGCCCCGGTGACGGCGGGCCCGAGGCCCAGCACGACGGCGTAGAACGCGACGACGTTCCAGTAGCTCGGGAAGCCGAGGAAGGCGTGGTCGGCGGTCTTGGCGTCGGTGCGGCAGAACTGGACGCAGGAGGCCAGCAGGGGGGCGGCGGCCAGCACGGCGCCCCACGGGCCCTCCGGCAGGTAGCCGCCGCTCCAGAGCAGCACGACGGGGACGAAGACGTAGGTCAGGTAGTCGACGATGTCGTCCAGCCGGGCGCCGTCGAAGCCGCGGATCGTCTCCTGCACGCGCAGCCGGCGGGCCAGGGTGCCGTCGGTGCCGTCGACGACGAGGGCGGCGAGCAGGATCCACAGGGCGTCGGCCGTCCGGCCGTCGACGGCGGCGACCACCGCGAGCAGGCCGAGCACCGCGCCGCTGGCGGTGTAGACGTGCAGGGCCCAGCCGGCGGCCCGGAGACGGCGGGAGGCCGTCCCGGCGGGCGGGGCGGCGGCGGTGCTGGTCACGGGGCTCCTCGGGCGTGTCGTCCGACGGCGTCGGGTCCGGCGGAGTCTTCCACAGGCCCGGCCCCGCGCGGCGGAGGTCGGCGTGGACCCGCCCGCCCACCGCCCGCTCCCGGTCCACCGGCCCGAAGCAGGGGCCGGTCTCAGAGCTCGGGTTGCGCGCCGCGGTGCTGGACGGCGGCGGCGCCGGCGGCCACCCCGGCGGCGCAGGCCCGGCCGAGGTCGTCGTCGGCCAGCAGGGCCGCCGCGGCGGCACCCACGAAGGCGTCGCCGGCCCCGGTGGTGTCGACGACCTCGACCCGCGCGCTGGCCCGGGCGCCGGAGCCGGCCGGGGAGGCGTAGGCCGCCCCGTCCCCGCCCAGGGTGATGACGACCGAGCGGCAGCGGCCGGCCAGCAGGGCCAGCAGGGCGTCGGTGCCGTCGGGGTGCTCGCCCAGGGCGGCGGCCAGGTCGGCGGCCTCGTGCTCGTTGACGACCAGCGGGTCGCAGAGGGCCAGCAGCTCCGGCGTCGCCGCGCGGTAGGGCGCCAGGTTGTGGACGAAGCGGACCTCGTGCGCGGCGGCCCAGGCGGCGGCCGCCTCGACGCAGGCCACGCTGAGCTCGCCCTGGGTGAGGACGAGGCCGACGTCGTCCACCGCGTCCAGGCCGGCGGTGACCTGCGCGGGGGTGAGCGCGGCGTTCGCGCCGCCGCTGACGACGATGCAGTTCTCCCCGTCGTCGTCGACCAGGACGGTGGCGCCGCCGGACTCGACGTCGGGCAGCCGGAGGAGCTGGTCGAGCTCGACGCCGCGGCGGCCCAGCTCGTCGACGAGCATGGTGCCAGCCGCGTCGGTGCCGACGGCCCCGACCATGACGCTGCGCGCCCCGGCCCGGGCGACGGCGCAGGCCTGGTTGGCGCCCTTGCCGCCGGGGGAGGTGCGGGAGCCCAGCGCCAGCACGGTCTCGCCGGGCCCGGGGATGCGGGCGACGTGCAGAGAGGTGTCGGCGTTGACCGAGCCGACCACGACGACGGCGCTCACGCGGGCCGCACCATGTCGAAGCGCTGCTCGGCGGTGACGGCGAAGTAGGTGCTCGGCCCGCCGCCGCGGAGCACGGGCTCGGCCCGCGCGGTGTCGTAGACGCCGTCCACCAGCAGCTCCTCGTCGATGTGCACGGCGACGACCTCGCCGAGGCTGAGCCAGGCGTCGAGCTCGGCGCCGTGCTGGTCGGTGAGCCGGACCAGCTGGGTGAGCCGGCACTCGAAGGCGACCGGCGCCCCGGCGACCCGCTCGGGCGCCACGTCGGTCGAGGGGACGCCGTGCAGGCCGGCCAGCTCGAACTCGTCGACCTCGGGGCCGACGGTGGCCGAGGTGGCGTTCATCGCCTCGGCCTGGGCGCGGGTGACGAGGTTCCAGGTGAACTCGCCCGTCTCGGCGATGTTGCGCACCGAGTGCTTGTAGCCGGTGCTGGAGAACCCGACGACGGGCGGGGTGTAGTTGAAGGCGTTGAAGAAGCTGTACGGCGCGACGTTGCGGACGCCGGCGGCCGAGACCGTCGAGACCCAGCCGATCGGCCGGGGGCCGACGATGGCGTTGAACGGGTCGTGCGGCAACCGGTGACCCTCCGCGGGCCGGTAGGAGTGGGTGCCCATCACCGCGCCCCGCTCACAGCACCTGCGTCAGGGCGCCGGAGTCGACGTCGTAGAGGAAGCCGCCCACCTGCACGCGGCCGGCGAGGTGGGGGTGCTCCCGCAGCAGCGCCACGTCCTCGACCAGCCGGGCGTGCTGGTCGGGGGAGGCGCCGATGCTGAGGTCCGAGAGGTCCTCCCCGGTGGCGGCGCGGGCGCGGTCGACGATGTCGGCGTCCTCGCCGCTCGCCATCGCGCACCGGGTGTGCGGGACGACGAGGATCCGCTCGACGCCCAGCAGGTGCACCCCGAGCACGCAGCCGACGAGCGCGTCGGGGGTGATCCGGCCGCCCGGGGTGCGCAGGATCTTGGCGTCGCCGATCCGCAGGCCGATCATCCCCAGGGGCTCGATCCGGGAGTCCATGCAGGTGACCATGGCGACGCCCGCACGGGCGATGCCGTCGAAGCCGCCGTCGGTGAAGCCGGCCTGGTACGCGGCGTTGTGCGCCAGCAGGTCGGCGAAGCCGTCCGCGGCGGGGGTCGGGGTGCTCACGGCGCCCAGCGTAGGACCGTTCGCCCCTCCCGCCGTCCCCTGTCCGGGACCCTCCACCTCCGGGCCGCCCTCAGGCCCGGGGCGACGCGACGGCGGCGACCGGCTGACCGGCCGGGGTGCCCGAGCCGTCGCGGCGGCCGTCGGCCGGCGGCAGGTCTACCGGGGCGCCGCTGGCCGCGGCGGCCATCGCCGGCGCCGGTCCGGCCCAGGCCAGCAGCAGGGCGTCCTCCCCGCGCAGGAACCGGTGGCAGCGGACGCCGCCGGTGGCCCGGCCCTTGGCCGGGTACTCGCTGAACGGGGTCACCTTGACGGTGCCCGCGTCGGTGCCGGGCAGGGCCGCGGAGCTGCCGGCGACCGTCACCACGAGGGCGTCGGCCGACGGGACGGTGCCGAAGAACACCGCGCGGGCCCCGGCCGCCAGCTTGATGCCGGCCATCCCGCCGCCGGCCCGGCCCTGGGGCCGCACGACCGAGGCGGGGAAGTGCAGCAGCTGGGCGTCGCTGGAGACGAAGACCAGCTCGACGTCGGCGCTGGTCAGCTCGACGGCACCGACGACCCGGTCGCCCGGCTCCAGCCGGATCACCTCCCAGGCGTCCTTGGCCAGCACCTCGGCGTTGACCCGCTTGACGACGCCGGCGGCCGTGCCCAGGGCCAGGCCGGGGGAGTCGGGCGACAGCGTCGTCAGGGCCAGCGGCTGCTCGTCGGGCTCCAGGGTGACGAGCTCGGTGACGTGGGTGCCGCCCTGCAGGTTGGGCGCGCTCGCCGTCGTCGGCACCGTCGGCAGGTCGAGCGCGCTGACCCGCACCAGCCGTCCGGTGCTGGTCAGCAGCCCGACGTCGCCGCGGGCGGTGCCCAGCACCGTCGAGCGCAGGACGTCGTGGTTGGTCCGGTCGCCGCCCTCGGGCAGCGGCTCGGCGTCGGCGGTCCGGGCCAGCAGCCCGGTGGAGGAGAGCAGGATGCGGCAGGGGTCGTCGGCCACCTCCAGCGGCGTCGTGGCCGCCGTGGTGGCCACGCCGCTGGAGGCCAGCAGGATCGTCCGGCGCGGGGTGCCGTGCGCCTTGGCGATGCCGGCCAGCTCGTCGCCGACGAGGGTCCGCAGCCGCTCCTGGTCGTCGAGGATCGCGCTGAGCTCGGCGATCTCGGCGGTGAGCGAGTCGCGCTCGGTCTCCAGCTCCAGCGTGCTGAAGCGGGTGAGCCGGCGCAGCGGCATCTCGAGGATGTAGTTGGCCTGCAGCTCGCTGAGCTCGAAGGCCTCGCGCAGCCGGGTGCGGGCGGCGGCGGTGTCGTCGCTGCCACGGATGATGGCGATGACGTCGTCGATGTCGAGGATCGCCAGGATCAGGCCCTGGACCAGGTGCAGCCGCTCCTCGGCCTTGCGGCGGGCGAAGGCGGTGCGGCGGCGGGTCACCTCGTAGCGGTGCTCGAGGAAGACGGTCAGAAGGTCGCGCAGGCTCAGCGTCCGCGGCTGGCCGTCCACCAGGGCCACCGCGTTGATCGCGAAGTTGTCCTCCATCTTGGTCTGCTTGTAGAGCTGCTCCAGCAGGGCGTCGGGGTTGAAGCCGTTCTTCACCTCGATGACCAGCCGGGTGCCGTTCGTGGAGAGGTCGGTGAGGTCCTTGACGTCGGCGATGCCCTGCAGCTTGCGCGCGGTGACGAGGGTCTTGATCTGCTCGATCACGCGCTCGGGGCCCACCATGTAGGGCAGCTCGGTGACGACGATGCCCTTGCGCCGCGGGTGCACCTGCTCGATGCGGGCGGTGGCGCGGATGCGGAACGAGCCCTTGCCGGTCCGGTAGGCGTCGCGGATGCCGTCGAGGCCGATGATCCGGCCGCCGCTGGGCAGGTCGGGCCCGGGCACGAAGCGCATCAGGGCGTCGACGTCGGCGTCGGGGTGCCTGATGAGGTGCCGGAGCGCCTGGACGACCTCGACGAGGTTGTGCGGCGCGCAGTTGGTGGCCATCCCGACGGCGATCCCGGACGCGCCGTTGACCAGCAGGTTGGGGAAGGCGGCGGGCAGGACGGTCGGCTCGACGTCCTTGCCGTCGTAGTTGGGCTTGAAGTCGACGGTGTCCTGGTCGAGGCCGTCGGTCATCGCGGCGGCGGCGGTGGCCATCCGGCACTCGGTGTAGCGCATGGCCGCCGGCCCGGAGTCCAGCGAGCCGAAGTTGCCGTGCCCGTCGACCAGCGGCAGCCGCATCGTCCACGGCTGGGCGGTGCGGACGAGGGCGTCGTAGATCGCCGTGTCGCCGTGCGGGTGGTACAGGCCCATCACCTGGCCGACGACGCGGGCGCACTTCACGTGGGCGCGGTCGGGCCGCACCCCCATCTCGTTCATCGAGTAGAGGATCCGGCGCTGCACCGGCTTGAGGCCGTCGCGGGCGTCGGGCAGGGCCCGGGAGTAGATGACGGAGTAGGCGTACTCGAGGAAGCTCGTCTGCATCTCCGAGGAGACGTCGACGTCGAGGATCCGCTCGACGAAGTCGTCGTCCGGCGGGGGCGCGGTCCGGCTGCTACGCGCCATGGTTCGCTCCGAGCTCGTTCACGGACCGATTCTGCCTGCCGGGCGCCGCCGTCCCGGACACCGTGCACACGGGCGGGACCCGTGTCGGGGCGCTAGCGTCACCGCGTGGACGAGATGACGGTGCCCGACGGCCTGCGCTTCGTGGCCGTCTCGCTGGACTGCGCCGACCCCGAGGAGCTGGCGGACTTCTACCTCGCCCTGCTGGGCGGCCACCGGCGCTGGACCTCCGCCCGCAGCGTCGGGGTGCAGACCCCGGGCCTGCTGCTGGTGCCGCAGCGGGTCGAGGGCTACGTGCCGCCGGTCTGGCCGGGGTCCCCGCTGGTGCACCTGGACCTGACGGCGGGCGCGGACCTCGACGGCCCGGTCCGGCGGGCGCTCGACCTCGGCGCCCGGCGCGCCGACGTCCAGCCCGACCCGCGCTGGACGGTCCTGCTGGACCCGGCCGGCCACCCGTTCTGCATCACCACGCTCGCGCCCGCGCCGGAGTGAGGGCGCCCACCGCGCTCCGAACCCACCGCGCACTGAGCCGCCCACCGCGCCCTGAGCTCGTCGAAGGGCCTTCGACAGGCTCAGGCAGCGGGGGTAGAGCTCAGGTCAGGCAGCGGAGGCCGGGCTCAGGCAGCGGGAGCTCGGCCGGGGGTCACCACTCGAAGTCGGAGTCCCGGAACTCTCCGGGCGCGCGGCCGTCGCGGGCCTCCTCGGCCTCGCGGAGCTCGACGCGGCGGATCTTGCCGCTGATCGTCTTGGGCAGCTCGCCGAACTCCAGCCGGCGCACCCGGCGGTAGGGGGCCAGGTGGGAGCGGGCGTGGGCGAGGATCGAGCGGGCCGTCTCGGCGTCGGGGGCGTGCCCGGCGGCGAGGATGACGTAGGCCTTCGGCACCGCCAGCCGGATCGGGTCGGGCGCCGCGACGACGGCCGCCTCCGCCACCGCCGGGTGCTCGATGAGCACCGACTCCAGCTCGAACGGGCTGATCTTGTAGTCGCTGGACTTGAACACGTCGTCGGCCCGTCCGACGTAGGTGAGGTAGCCGTCCTCGTCCCGGCTGACGACGTCGCCGGTGTGGTAGACCCCGCCGGCGAAGGACTCGGTGTTGAGGGCGTCGTCGAAGGTGTCCGCGGTCGCCTTGTAGCCCTTCATCAGGGCGACGGGGCGGGGGTCGAGCCGCAGGCAGAGCTCGCCCTCGGTGGCGCTGACCTCGCCGCTGGCCGGGTCGACGAGGACGACGTCGTAGCCGGGCAGCGGGCGGCCCATCGAGCCGGTCTTGACCCGGGCGCCCGGCGGGTTGCCGACCTGCGCCGTCGTCTCGGTCTGGCCGTAGCCGTCGCGGATCGTCAGCCCCCAGGCGTCGCGGACGCGGTCGATCACCTCGGGGTTCAGCGGCTCGCCGGCGCTCAGCACCTCCCGCAGCGCGGTCCGGGAGGCGGCGAGGTCGGTCTGGACGAGCATCCGCCACACCGTCGGCGGCGCGCAGAACGTGGTCACGCCGCAGCGGACGAGGACCTCCAGCAGCACGTCGGGGTCGAAGCGGGTGTAGGTGTGCACCAGCACCGTGGCCCCGGCCAGCCAGGGGGTGAAGAAGTTGCTCCACGCGTGCTTGCCCCAGCCGGGGGAGGAGATGTTGAGGTGGACGTCGCCGGGCTGCAGGCCCATCCAGTACAGGGTGGAGAGGTGGCCGACGGGATAGGACGTCTGGCTGTGCTCCACCAGCTTGGGCAGCGCGGTGGTGCCGGAGGTGAAGTAGAGCAGCACCGGGTCGTCGCCCTTGCTGACGCCGGGCAGGTGCCGGTCGGCGTGCAGGAAGTCCTCGACGCGGCGGTAGTCCAGCCAGCCCTCGGGGACGGTGTCGCCGCCGATGACGAGCCGGCCCAGCGGCAGGTCGAGGTCGGCGAACTTGTCGACGTCGGCGGCGTCGGCCACCAGCATCCGCGCGTCGCCGCGGCCGACCCGGTCGGCGAGGTCGCCGGCCGAGAGCTGAGGCGTCGCCGGGATGACGACGGCGCCCAGCCGGATGGCGCCGAGCATCACCTCCCAGAGCGGGACGACGTTGCCCAGGACGACGAGCAACCGGTCCCCGCGGCGCAGGCCGAGGTGGTGCAGGTACTGGGCGACGGCGACGGAGCGGTCGGCGAGCTCGCGGAAGGTCAGCCGGGTCTCCTGCGCCCCGTCGACCACCCAGAGGGCCACGCCGTCGGGGTTCTCCTCGGCCAGCCCGTCGAACCAGTCGGTGGCGAAGTTGAAGAGCGGGAGCTCGGGCCAGCTGAAGCCGGCGTGGGCGACCTCGTAGTCGTCCCGGTGCTTCACCAGGAAGTCGCGGGCCGCTCGGAGGTGTCGGTTCAGCGACGGCATGCCCGTGACGTTACCGCCCACCCGCGGGACTGGTCCGCTCGGGCCGACCGCCGGGGCGACAGCGTGTGAGCCGGCGCGGTGAAGACACCGCGCCGACTCACGCGTTGGTGCGGGGCTGAGTCGGCGGGGCCCTTCGACGGGCTCAGGGAGCGGAGGAACGGGCTCAGGGCGCGGGGGCGCGGAGAGTTAGCTCAGGGCACGGAAGGGGCGGGCGGGGTCAGGGGCGGGGGAGCCGGACGTCGGGGGCGCCGAGGCGGGCGGAGTCGGCGGAGAGGTCGTCGGGCTTCGACTGGGACTCCCGCTCGGCGGCCACCCGCAGCCGGTAGTGCTCGACCTCGCGGTCGACGTCGGCGGCGTCCCAGCCCAGCACGGGCGCCACGAGCGCGGCCGCCTCGGGGGCCGCCGAGAGCCCGCGGTCCCAGGTCTCGATGGAGATCCGGGTGCGGCGGGCCAGCAGGTCGTCCAGGTGCAGGGCGCCCTCGTGGGAGGCGGCGTACACGATCTCGACCTGCAGGTACTCCGGCGCCCCGGCCAGCGGCTCCAGCAGCTCGGGCCGGCCCTCGGCGACGCCCAGCACCTCCGGCAGCAGCGAGCCGTAGCGCTTGAGCAGGTGCTCGACGACGCCCTGGCGCAGGCCGGTCTGCTCGGCCAGCAGCGCCCGGGCGTTCCACAGCCCGTGGTAGCCGTCGGCCCCCACCAGCGGCACCTCCTCGGTGCACGAGGCGGGCACCCGCTGCGGCAGCTCGCGGACCGCCGCGTCGACGGCGTCGGCGGCCATCACCCGGTAGGTCGTGTACTTGCCGCCGGCGATCATCACCAGGCCGCGGACGGGCGAGGCGACCGCGTGCTCGCGGGAGAGCTTCGACGTCGAGTCCGACTCCCCGGCCAGCAGCGGCCGCAGCCCCGCGTAGACCCCGACGACGTCCTCGCGGGTCAGCTTGTCGGCCAGCAGGGCGTTGGCGTGGCCCAGCAGGTAGTCGATGTCGGCCTGGCTGGCCGCCGGGTGCGCCCGGTCGAGCTGCCAGTCGGTGTCGGTGGTGCCGACGATCCAGTGCGCGCCCCACGGGACGATGAACAGCAGGCTCTTCTCGGTCCGGGTGATGAGCCCGGTCCGGGCGTTGATCCGGTTCCGCGGCACCACGAGGTGGACGCCCTTGGACGCGCGGACGGTGAAGGGCGCGCGGCCGCCGAGCATCTCGTTGAGCTCGGCGATCCAGACCCCGGTCGCGTTGATGGTCTGCTTCGCCCGGACCTCGATCTCCCGGCCCGACTCCAGGTCGCGGACGCGGACCCCGGCCACCCGGTCGTCCTCGCGGAGGAACCCGACGACCCGGGTGCTGGTGGCCACGGCCGCGCCGTACTGGGCGGCCGTCCGGGCCAGCATCATCGTGTGCCGGGCGTCGTCGACCTGGCCCTCGTAGAACTCGATCGAGCCGACCAGGGCGTCGCGGCTGGCGGAGGGGAACAGCTCCAGGGTCTTCTTGCGGCCGTGGTGGCGCAGGTGGTGCGGCACCCCGCGGCCGGCGCCCATCACGTCGTAGACGCCGATGCCGAGGCCCGCGTAGAGCCGGTCGAACGCGCGGCGGCGCAGCGGGTAGAGGAAGGGCACCGGGTGGGCCAGGTGCGGGCTGATCCGGTTCAGGGCCAGCGAGCGCTCCTTGAGCGCCTCGAAGACCAGGGAGAAGTTCAGCTGCTCCAGGTAGCGCAGCCCGCCGTGGAACAGCTTCGTGGAGCGGCTGGAGGTGCCGGCGGCGAAGTCGCGCGCCTCGACCAGGCCGACCCGCAGGCCCCGGGTGACGGCGTCGAGCGCGGCCCCGGCGCCGGTGACGCCGGCCCCGATGACCAGCACGTCGAGCTCCTCCCCGGCCAGCCGGTCGAGGGCCGCGGCACGGGCGGACGGGCTGAGCGGGGCGGTCGTGGACAGCACGGGTGGGGCCTCTCGGGAGGGAGCGCGGGGGAGGTCGGCGACGGGCCGGGGCTACACCTCGACCCAGTCCAGTGTGCGCTCGACGGCCTTGCGCCAGCCCACGTGGCCCGCCCGCCGCCGCTCGTCGTCGACGGCGGAGGTCCAGCGCCGGTCCTCGTGCCAGTTGGCGCGCAGGTCGTCCGCGGAGGCCCAGAAGCCGACGGCCAGGCCGGCCGCGTAGGCCGCCCCGAGCGCGGTGGTCTCGGCGACGACGGGCCGGCTGACGTCGACCCCCAGGGTGTCGGCCTGGATCTGCATGCAGAGGTCGTTGGCCGTCACCCCGCCGTCGA
This window harbors:
- a CDS encoding AMP-binding protein, with protein sequence MPSLNRHLRAARDFLVKHRDDYEVAHAGFSWPELPLFNFATDWFDGLAEENPDGVALWVVDGAQETRLTFRELADRSVAVAQYLHHLGLRRGDRLLVVLGNVVPLWEVMLGAIRLGAVVIPATPQLSAGDLADRVGRGDARMLVADAADVDKFADLDLPLGRLVIGGDTVPEGWLDYRRVEDFLHADRHLPGVSKGDDPVLLYFTSGTTALPKLVEHSQTSYPVGHLSTLYWMGLQPGDVHLNISSPGWGKHAWSNFFTPWLAGATVLVHTYTRFDPDVLLEVLVRCGVTTFCAPPTVWRMLVQTDLAASRTALREVLSAGEPLNPEVIDRVRDAWGLTIRDGYGQTETTAQVGNPPGARVKTGSMGRPLPGYDVVLVDPASGEVSATEGELCLRLDPRPVALMKGYKATADTFDDALNTESFAGGVYHTGDVVSRDEDGYLTYVGRADDVFKSSDYKISPFELESVLIEHPAVAEAAVVAAPDPIRLAVPKAYVILAAGHAPDAETARSILAHARSHLAPYRRVRRLEFGELPKTISGKIRRVELREAEEARDGRAPGEFRDSDFEW
- a CDS encoding VOC family protein encodes the protein MTVPDGLRFVAVSLDCADPEELADFYLALLGGHRRWTSARSVGVQTPGLLLVPQRVEGYVPPVWPGSPLVHLDLTAGADLDGPVRRALDLGARRADVQPDPRWTVLLDPAGHPFCITTLAPAPE
- a CDS encoding DNA gyrase/topoisomerase IV subunit A, whose amino-acid sequence is MARSSRTAPPPDDDFVERILDVDVSSEMQTSFLEYAYSVIYSRALPDARDGLKPVQRRILYSMNEMGVRPDRAHVKCARVVGQVMGLYHPHGDTAIYDALVRTAQPWTMRLPLVDGHGNFGSLDSGPAAMRYTECRMATAAAAMTDGLDQDTVDFKPNYDGKDVEPTVLPAAFPNLLVNGASGIAVGMATNCAPHNLVEVVQALRHLIRHPDADVDALMRFVPGPDLPSGGRIIGLDGIRDAYRTGKGSFRIRATARIEQVHPRRKGIVVTELPYMVGPERVIEQIKTLVTARKLQGIADVKDLTDLSTNGTRLVIEVKNGFNPDALLEQLYKQTKMEDNFAINAVALVDGQPRTLSLRDLLTVFLEHRYEVTRRRTAFARRKAEERLHLVQGLILAILDIDDVIAIIRGSDDTAAARTRLREAFELSELQANYILEMPLRRLTRFSTLELETERDSLTAEIAELSAILDDQERLRTLVGDELAGIAKAHGTPRRTILLASSGVATTAATTPLEVADDPCRILLSSTGLLARTADAEPLPEGGDRTNHDVLRSTVLGTARGDVGLLTSTGRLVRVSALDLPTVPTTASAPNLQGGTHVTELVTLEPDEQPLALTTLSPDSPGLALGTAAGVVKRVNAEVLAKDAWEVIRLEPGDRVVGAVELTSADVELVFVSSDAQLLHFPASVVRPQGRAGGGMAGIKLAAGARAVFFGTVPSADALVVTVAGSSAALPGTDAGTVKVTPFSEYPAKGRATGGVRCHRFLRGEDALLLAWAGPAPAMAAAASGAPVDLPPADGRRDGSGTPAGQPVAAVASPRA
- a CDS encoding glycerol-3-phosphate dehydrogenase/oxidase, producing the protein MLSTTAPLSPSARAAALDRLAGEELDVLVIGAGVTGAGAALDAVTRGLRVGLVEARDFAAGTSSRSTKLFHGGLRYLEQLNFSLVFEALKERSLALNRISPHLAHPVPFLYPLRRRAFDRLYAGLGIGVYDVMGAGRGVPHHLRHHGRKKTLELFPSASRDALVGSIEFYEGQVDDARHTMMLARTAAQYGAAVATSTRVVGFLREDDRVAGVRVRDLESGREIEVRAKQTINATGVWIAELNEMLGGRAPFTVRASKGVHLVVPRNRINARTGLITRTEKSLLFIVPWGAHWIVGTTDTDWQLDRAHPAASQADIDYLLGHANALLADKLTREDVVGVYAGLRPLLAGESDSTSKLSREHAVASPVRGLVMIAGGKYTTYRVMAADAVDAAVRELPQRVPASCTEEVPLVGADGYHGLWNARALLAEQTGLRQGVVEHLLKRYGSLLPEVLGVAEGRPELLEPLAGAPEYLQVEIVYAASHEGALHLDDLLARRTRISIETWDRGLSAAPEAAALVAPVLGWDAADVDREVEHYRLRVAAERESQSKPDDLSADSARLGAPDVRLPRP